In Rhipicephalus microplus isolate Deutch F79 chromosome 9, USDA_Rmic, whole genome shotgun sequence, one genomic interval encodes:
- the LOC119163394 gene encoding U6 snRNA-associated Sm-like protein LSm2, whose protein sequence is MLFYSFFKSLVGKDVVVELKNDLSMCGTLHSVDQYLNIKLTDISVTEQDKYPHMLSVKNCFIRGSVVRYVQLPADEVDTQLLQDAARKEASQSKP, encoded by the exons ATG CTGTTCTACTCGTTTTTCAAGTCCTTGGTCGGTAAGGACGTCGTTGTTGAGTTGAAAAACGACTTGAG TATGTGTGGAACGCTCCACTCAGTGGACCAGTATTTAAATATAAAGCTAACAGACATCAGTGTCACTGAGCAGGACAAATACCCTCACATG CTCTCTGTCAAGAACTGCTTCATAAGAGGTTCCGTTGTGCGTTATGTTCAGCTGCCAGCAGACGAAGTGGACACACAGTTGCTCCAAGATGCTGCTAGGAAAGAGGCCTCGCAAAGCAAGCCATGA